TAAGCACTTCAGCCTTTCATTTATCTTCTCTCTTCGTACCTTAATACATTCCAAAAAGAATCCAAAACATGCCAATTTTTTCATATAGTTTTTCCAATTTATAGTTTGTTTGCGTAAGTAAATATTGGTTGAGTTATACCCTTTCAGCCAAACTGTGGCTATCAGTAGCTTGACCCCTCTTAGCTCGAACATGAACAACATCTCTTGCCTTCTCAATATTATCTTCATTAATGGATTCTTCCTCTTCCgacctctttctttttctcttcgaCCCACTCTCTTCTTTTTTGTCTTGTCTTCCCAAATCACCTGCCATTTGTAGCTTCACTAagtttaagaatatatatataaaatagcaGAACTtccacaagaaaacaaaaagaggaagaaaaaaTCTTCACCGTGCAATAAATTTGGGGAGAAGTGAGAATTGTTGTGACGGGCATCAACTAAATCTCCATTGGAGAAAAGCATAAAACTGGACGGAGTAGTAGAAACTGGTAAGTCCAGATTTATCAGCTCTTGATTTTGGTTAATATGTGGTAACGAAGGGTTAAGACCAATGTTATAATTATATGGCTCATACTGTGCCATTAGAGACACTGcaagctaaaatatatatgatttatttttgcggagctttgtttttctttttcctttctctaAGACAGTTGTAAATTCTGCAATTGAGTTGTGGTTGTTTATATAGATAGAGATTATTAAGATGGGAtcaatattttatgtatttacttttatttttttctgagtGATTTGGTATTTGCTCCTTGTATTGTGTGACTTAGTGAGAATGAGAAAGAAACGTGTGAGGATCAAAAAGAACTCGTACCTAGGTTTCCATTTATCATTGTGTAGTAGATTTTGTGGGACCCATGTTCAATGTTAGATATATCTAACCTGTCGGGACCTTTTGAGTATCCCTTTTAATGTAACAAGTATGGTGCCAAATTGAAACAGAAGAAACGGCATTAATGATCGTCGAGTGATCACAACAAGTTTTTGCATCATTAGGCTATCAGACAAAACGTAAATAGGACGACTCAGTATTAAACGGCTAACTCGTTCAGTTAGTGGAAATACATTAAACTATATCTTTTTGTAACACTTAAGACTATTTAAGTTGCCAAAATAACGTCTACTTAAGTTAAACTGGTTACATGGTAAACATTTATACAAATTATATCAACTAAATATTTACAGTATTTGATTTCGTTTAGTTCTGAAATACGTTACAAGTAGCACATCTGTTAACCCAAAAACCCAATTCTATCTTCCTTGAATAGCATATATGCATGGTTCGAAgagcttatgtttttttttaatacactaatattttgttttccttgTATTTGTAATACTTAAAGTGTATAACTTGTAACTATATGAGACaaaaattgaataattaaaCTAGAAATCAAACACTTACAACGAAAGATCTTTTGATGTTTTTGCATTGTGTGTGGCTTCCAAAGTCTCAATCCACAACCGAATAATGTGGTTTAGTTACGACAGAGATAGATTCAGCCGGTTGCAAAACAAAAGTAACacgaaaagaaaaactaaaataattttttattggaAATCGAGTCCAAACTCCCACAAAGAGAATCATTTGATATCATATAATTGAATCTAGGTTTCGGTATTTGGAAGGCTAATTATGCGATTCTgcaaatatttttatcattttaaaatttttcttgtTTCGGAAATTCcacacaataaataaatattttaaattttgattataaatagAATATTTTGTGACTATTTTTTCTCataatttttaatgaattacaatataataataataattaattttttaaaagtttacaatttacaacttaaaaaaaatataattttttttgaaacagaggGAATACGTAATGTGAACCTCATAGTTAAATTGTCAATCAATGCTTTAATAATAGAAATTAGAAAATTAAACTTTGATGGCGTGACATCAATATGATTGGGAAGAGGCAAAAAAATCCAAGCCCATCTCAATCGTTAAAGATTGGCTTCACCACTTTCCATTTTCTTACATCAATAATGAGACAACTATCCAACTAATACTACTCCCAGTTGGGAATATCTCTGCTttcattttatcaaaaaaaaaaaaaaatatatatatatatatatatatatatatatatatatatattgttcacGTTAATTATGATTAGTTTTGTCCACACTATACATTACGGTAATAGCCTTTTCAACGTGGCAACAAAAAGTAAATGATTTGTTaaggaaaatattttattatgaataaacatgaattagttattatatgattatatcTACCCCCAAAATTTAGCAGTGGTCATAAGTTTTTTGAACCatctaataatttattttgccTAACTAGTATTACCACGAGGAGATAATTTTTCATGTAGATTTATTAAATGGCTATTgactttcaaaaattatttacattggtaattttttttaaaagcatgCTAAAAAAAGACTTATGACGATGGATCATGATAGTGAtttacttactttttttttcctttttttggtgGATTTGGAGTGTCTTAAACCGAAGCTCAAACTAATGTTTAAGGGGTCGGTTCACCAGTGACATACAAATCCAATTTCTTAAGTAGTAGTCAAATACTCATGTCTCATAGCTACACATATGTGTAATCTGAAGATAAGTTATACTGGGTGATGGAACTCGTGGTACCAATCGACCACGCCTGCGTGGTTGATTTTCTTACTTTCAGGACAAAGTTTTATTGGGTGATGGAAAATAGTGTTTGGTGATTTTCATTGTTGTTATTTCAAAACGATACTCTTTAGTAACCTCTTCTAAATTTAAATTAGATCTTACTGTTTAAACAAATTCTCAAATCCAACCGTGTTAAATAAGCACTTCATAGCTAGGTCTCAAATGAGTTTTGTCTTGTACtcatttttatattcttaacaGTTAGAAAACATGTCAGAAATATTAGAAATTCAAAGGCTTCTAATTCTCTGGAGGAACTCAAGCCTCAAACACAAAACAGCCTcatatgaacaaacaaaaagtttGCTGAAGTAGAAGCTGAGAAGAGCCATGTTACATAAATATTCCTACTATTGAAGCTGCTAAGCTCCGTCCATCTTTTTTGTAGGGCTACATTCACTCCAACTCCTCCAATTTAACAATGTAGCCTAGGAAATGTTATTGGTTTTTGCATGCAAGCGTACATGTACCCACCCAGCATTTTGTTACTTTGTCTATTTTGGTATTCAGATGTATTTTCTTTCCCACATCGTTTTTATAATCAACCAATCTGTGGCTGTTTGCTTAGTTCTTAGACTATTGAGAAGTGGTTTACACACAATTAAAGGAAGCAGAGTTTAGAGTATCCAAAAATTCAACAGTAGAATAGCCTATCGATTAAGGTGgtattcatataaaaaaaatagccTTGTAAAATTTCAATCTTTAAAGTTTACTACTAATTCAAAAGTCCCGTCTCtagtaaataataatatctttcaattcaGTAACACCAATGGATTTCCGGAAAAAGAAAACTGATGGGCACAAATTACCATtaataactttctaaatttggaAATCATAACTGTTCTCCATTCCTTGTTGTTCCTTTCTTTATTTCATGTGTTTCTCTACTTTTTCACTTATTGTTCTGCCCAACTAAACTTATCTTGAAGCAGAAGTTGTTATTCACCTTTCTATTATGTATTTGGTAAACGAATTATCCAAGGATTAGTTCCATTCACTTAGAAACAAGGTCAACAAAACCACATCTTAACTGGGTTGCACTAGGTGCGTATCAAAAACAAAGTTTTAATTTACTGCCTTGTAAAGTTTCAAACAACAAAGTGGTTAATATGGGCTGGAGGATCTTACTTCCCACCTTTCCCGTAGCTGTCTCTGAGTGTGACCGTCCGGTTAAACACAAGCTTCCCAGGCTCAGAGTCCTTGTCCACCGCAAAATAACCTAACGCGTCACAAAAGTTGTAGTTAAAAACTTGTATCAGTGGCGGTTTAAAGATAGAAATATGACTTGGAGAATTATAATGATGGTTAAAGAAAATAACCTTTGGCTTTGTCTTTTTCTCAGGGTCATACTCTGCATGAATCTCACGAATGGTTTCATTGTCATCAGCAAAGACAACGTTGGTGCACTTAATTGGGAAACCGTATCTGCAAAACGGAAGGAAGCACATTTAGTCACAATAGATGAATCACATATTCAAAGCCAAAGAGTTAGTGGCCGTTTCATACCTTAGCAAGACTGATTTACCAGGGGCGAGCCCATAGTATTAACCTTTTGAATCCTTAATTCTGAAGTCAGATTGATCAATATATACAACTCTAGAGAACGGAACCTAAAACAACAACTCCCAAAAAGAGAGATCAggaaaaacagaacaaaatgTTGAACTACGTGTAGATTACTAGTATATGTGAAACacagttcaccttgtagaatgCAGAGGGGTCATCGTTCTGAGCATCAGGCCACCTTTTGGCATCGAGCTCCATAACCTTGTCTGATTCCAAATTGGTGATGACCACCTTAAGAGGATTAAGCACTACCAAAGCGCGGCGGGGAGCCGTTTTGTTCAACTCTTCTCTGATATGATGCTCTAGACGACGTTCTTCTGCAACCAGAGATAGTGTTTGTTTCACTTGCCTTTATACGATATGCAATAAGGTCATACATATTGCAATTATCATTCTGCATGTCCTGCTTCATTCACAGTGTTGCCTTCCCTTCCTCAATCATTCCTCGTCTCATTTCGTCAAAAAGTCTAAGTGATTCTTCAATAAGCCTGTCCCTCCAGGGACTATTCGTTTTCATCTTTCTGTACTCTTCTATATCTTTAGCATTCTGAAAGATGAAAATCAACAATGTAGCGAGAATGAGTTCGATGTGGGAGTAAGTTGCAGTTCAGCTTAGAACTAAATATGGCAGTTGACTGGAAAAAGCAACAGGAATCCATAAATTTGAAGGTTTAAACTTATTCAACCTGATGATCGACATAAGCATGACCTCTCCGAATCAGCTCAACTGCCAAATCATACAATTCTTGAAAATAATCACTGGTGTACGTGATCTAGAAGAAAACAATGGAAAGAATTATAAACATAAACAcacacaatataataataataataaacggTTAGTCGTACTTAAAAGTAAGAATACCTTGAAGGGTTCCCAACCCATCCAGTTAACAATTTCTTCAATGTGATTAATGTACTCTTTCTTCTCTGCTTCCGGATTTGTATCATCATACCTGAAAAATCAGATGTTGAATAGAATAATGAACTATGTTGTTACAGAAGAAAAATGATTGCTACAGAGACGTAAAAGGAAATAAGTATTCTTACCTAAGATAACAGCCGCCCCCTCGCTTTGCAAGGCCAAAATCGACAAACATAGCCTGAAACAACAAACATTAGAAGTGACCAAAAAAAGTAGGTCGTAGCAAACGTACACCTTCATGCAGAGTAACTGACGAGCACAGTTTATGTCAATTTCTTACCTTTGCATGTCCAATATGTAGATAACCATTAGGTTCAGGTGGGAAAAACCTTCCCTCCAGTCACCTTGAGATGTTTATCAAGCACTTCCCTCTTATTGTTGCATTTGAGCTCAGAGCCATCGCTATAAAACACTTCTGTATGAACCTgagaatataaattaattaatgaaacgatggagaagaagagaaaatgtAAAAAGATTACCATGTACGGAAGCTGATACGTAGAAtctaa
The genomic region above belongs to Brassica napus cultivar Da-Ae chromosome A8 unlocalized genomic scaffold, Da-Ae chrA08_Random_9, whole genome shotgun sequence and contains:
- the LOC125594528 gene encoding transcription factor bHLH75-like, with the protein product MAQYEPYNYNIGLNPSLPHINQNQELINLDLPVSTTPSSFMLFSNGDLVDARHNNSHFSPNLLHGDLGRQDKKEESGSKRKRKRSEEEESINEDNIEKARDVVHVRAKRGQATDSHSLAERVRREKINERLKCLQDLVPGCYKTMGMAVMLEVIIDYVRSLQNQIEFLSMKLSAASAYYDLNSLDIEPTDTFQGGNMYSAEEMERILREGVGTQPPNFSSTLPF
- the LOC125594524 gene encoding LOW QUALITY PROTEIN: glutamine--tRNA ligase, cytoplasmic (The sequence of the model RefSeq protein was modified relative to this genomic sequence to represent the inferred CDS: substituted 1 base at 1 genomic stop codon), with translation MELDAKRWPDAQNDDPSAFYKVPFSRVVYIDQSDFRIKDSKGXYYGLAPGKSVLLRYGFPIKCTNVVFADDNETIREIHAEYDPEKKTKPKVIFFNHHYNSPSHISIFKPPLIQVFNYNFCDALGYFAVDKDSEPGKLVFNRTVTLRDSYGKGGK